Part of the Choloepus didactylus isolate mChoDid1 chromosome 27, mChoDid1.pri, whole genome shotgun sequence genome is shown below.
GGGGGCCTCTGCTCTCCCCTCTCTTACCAACACCTCCACATGCCCTCCCTTCTGAACCCTTAGCGGTAAACTCAGGAGGTCCTGTCCGCTGGGGGTGCCATTTGACATTGGCTGGGTCCGGGGAGTGTTTTAAGCAACGTGATGCCTCAGCacccctccccttcccaccccagttGTAAAAATTTCATGGAAGGGGACAGGCAGTTAAGTCTAGTGACACAGGTTTCAAATTTGGCTCCCAACAattccttgctgtgtgacctggagcaagtgaactcccctctctgggctgcagttgcCTCATTGGCAAAGTGGGGATAATGATCACATGTAAGTCACAGAGAGCAAAATGAGATAGAAAAGGGAAAGGATCCCCCCACTGCTTAGCACCTATGCAGCCCTGGATGCACACACAGCCCTCACCCTGGCCCAGCCTCCATCCTCTCCCACCCGGACATAGCTCCTCCCTGGTCTCCctgctcctgccccccaccccacctcacaccCCACCATACACACAGCCACAGGGAGCCTGGGAACACCTGGGTCAGATCAGGGCCCTCCTGGCGGAGCCCTCCCCTGGCTCTACCTGACTCCAGGTAAAAGCAGAGTGCTCACGTGGCCTGCAAGTCCCCCTCCATCTTGTCCCTAGCAcctctgccttctcctcttcCCACTCTGTCCttgcccactcccaccccccagccaCCTGGGCTGCCTGCTAGCTGTTCCTCAGACTCATCAGACACTTGCCCACCGCAGGGCCCTTGCACCAGCCAttgcctctgcctggaacactctttcccCAGAATACTGCACGGCTCACTCACTCCCTCATCTCTTTCAAGTGTTTgcccaaatgtcacctcctcagtgaGGCCCTCCCTGACCATCCTAGCTAAATAATCCTCATAATCTACCTCTGTTTTTCTCCACAGCACTTACTGCCTTCAAGCACACTGTAAAATTTACTAATTGATTGTTTATAGTCTGGCTTTTCCTCCACGAAGGCAGGAATTTCTGCAgctttgttcactgctgtctCCCCAAGTCTGTAGAAAAGggtttggcacacagtaggtgtgtTCTCattatcaaagagaaatgggggcaGCTTCAGGGCAGCAAATGCTCTGGGTCTGAGGGCAGCAGGACAGATGTCATCCCAGCCCTCTGCCCGCTAGCTTCTGGCCCAGGGCACTCGCTCTGAGCCTGCTTCCTCCTCCGTAAATAGGCGTGACACTATCTATAATAGAGTCTAGCTGGAGCTGAAATGAGATAACACATGCAGCACCTGCTGCGTAGCCAGCAAATGCCCACCAGTTACCGTCCTCGGGACATGCTTCCCAGGCAGGGCTGAGACGTCTTGGACTCTTTGGACTGGCCCCAGATTACCTCCCTCTGACCAACTGTGCATTGCCTAGGGAAACGGGGAGCTGCTTTGCTGGAAGTCCGGGTTTCCTGGCTGCCAAGTAGAAAACTGAAACCAATCTTCCCGCCAAATCAAACTCAGGGAGTTCTTGGAGGCAAAAGAGAGGATGCTCTGCAGGACATGCTCTGGCTGGACTCATTAGGAGCAGCCACCCAGATCTGACGTGTCCAAGGAGAATGGAGCCCCCACCCCTGCAGAGGGATCCCGATTTCCTGGTGCCAGGTCAGCAGGGGGGATGAAGATACAAGATAGAGGCCCCAAACTCACTCAGGCAGGGCTGGGAGCTCTCGGGACAGGGTGGAGACAAGGGCTGGGCCTTACCTCGGGCGGGGAGAACCAGGCCAAGGATGGTGAGGAGACACAGGCAACCAGATGGCGACATCTGCGGAGGAGCCAGAGCCAGGGTCAGCCATGAGGCCAGCAGGGCAGGCCCCGGGCCAGCCCCCGGGGTTGCCGGTAGCCCCATTCCCTCCCAGAGCAACCACCCCTGGCTTCAAGGACCCCCTGCCAGGGCTGACAGCTGGCTCAGGGGGCTAGCTCTGCAGTACGGGGTCTCCAGCTGCCACCCCCTTCTTCCCTCTTAAGGTCCCCAAAGGAAACAAGAAGGATCAGACCAAACTGGCTTCTCGGCAGCAGCGACCACACAGAGCCACTCGGCTGCAAAAACGCACCCCCTGCTCCCCGCCCTGGCCCCCACCCCTAGCCCAGCCTGACAGTTAAAGGAGCAGGAAGGGGGCAGAATGAGGTCCATCAGGGGGCCTGGTTTCTCCCTCTGGGGCTGTCCCCAGAGCGAGGAGCCAgcgaagaggaagaaagaagaagagtgaGTAATGTGCTCCTGACCTTAGAGGAAAAAGTAAGTTGGTGTTAGGCGCCGGGGTGCTGCAGGGAGGACAGAAGAGGATGCAGGGTAGACCTGGGAGGGACCGGTCCCAGAGTAATAGAGGACAGCtggggaggcagagactggaggcaGAGGCGCAGTGCAGCCCCGGGAAGCACAgaagaggaggcagagagaagtGGGCGGGAATGGGGGGCTGGGGGCGGAGAGGCACCGGCGAGGTCTGTCTTCCACCACCTGAGCCTGGCCCCTGGGCCGAGGGGAGGCGGATGGAGGCGGATGGGAGGAGGGACTTACGTCAGAGCCGGGGGTCCCGAGCTGGCCGCCTCGTGGGGAGAGGGCAGTCGCCGAGGCTGCGTCCAGGCGGAGGGTGTGGCCAGGGGAGCGCGGGCGGGCGGGGACCGAGACGGGCTCAGTCATTTCCTCTTGGGTTTCCTGGCTTCAGAGCCCGGGGTGGGAGCAGGAAGGGGAGACGCTCAGGGGGACGGGGTAGGGGTGAGAGGCAGGGCAGTGGCCCCACACTGCCCCCGGCCTGGGGAAGGGGTGCAGATGGGGGATAAAGGCAGgtcctgggggtggggcggggggtgggcCTCCTTTGGGGAGGGGAGcgtgggaagggggaggggacaACTCTGGGGAAGGGGGGGTAGGAAGGAGAAGGGGGCAGCTCTGGGATAttgagagaggggaagggaaacGCGAGGGGTTCCGAGGGAGGGCAGGAGGTAACTCGTCGCGTTGGGGTGTAGGGCGCAGAGCAGGAGGAAGGGACAAGTCTGGGGGTGCAGGGGAGGGCTGCCCCAACCTCAGTTCAACCCCCCTTCCACGCCTACCCCCTCAGTTTTGTCCCCACAGATCGGAACACTCAGAACAGGGGGGAAAACCAAATGCACATTTATTAAGCTTGAGACGAAGACGCCGAGGGGGCAGGGGAACGGGTCTTTGGGGAGCAGACAGGGCGGTGCAGGGGAGCAGCACGAGGGGATTCCGTGGGCGTGGGGTGGACTCCAGGATCCCAGGAGCTGGCGGCCCTAGTCCCTGGGTCCGGGTTGCAGACGGGCTCTTTGGGGGGATCGCCGTTGCCAaggcctggggaggggcagcGGGTGCAGCGGCTCCAGCCTCGGGGTGGGCGGGGCGGCTCATTCGGGGGCGCGCTCCCCGGCGCGCGGCAGGGGTCCCCACCGCCTCCACCCGGTCCTCAGGCTCCCGCGCTCGGGCAGGGACGGCAGTGGAGGTGCCCGGGGCTCGTCTTACACGCCGCCGccgccaggggctgggaggagagagCGAGCCGGCGTCGGCGACCATGGGGTGGAGGCAGACGCCCCCCCCCACGAGCCGTGCGTCCCCTAGCTCCAGTCACCGTGGAGGCTGGACCTCGGGCTGCCCCCGGcaagctgtcctgcctccccaCGACATAACGCCTGGTCCTCGTGGGGACGCCTGTGTGGCTTCCGTCTGTCCCACAGGGGCGCTGTCGTGGAAGGACACCTGTGATGAGGCTGGCGGCCCCACACCAAACCTGGGCTTTTCTGGGCTACCCCCTGCCAGGAAGGGAGCTCCCTTCTCCTGCCCCACCCCTAACCACTCTGGTACCCCATCCCTCACCTACACCCCACCCCTTCCTACCTGCCCCCTCCGCTCTCCTATATCCcatcccctcccacaccccatccATCGCCCTCCTACCTCTCTGCTCCTTCCCTGTGCCTTATATCCTGGATATCACAGGAATTCCCTCACTACTACCCACTTGGGCCCATGATTCAACTGGGGCACACCAAAATCCTGTACATATTCTTAAACTGTACCCCAGGTGCCAGGCCAAATCCTCTACCACCAGCCCTTTCACCATCCTCAAAGTAACCCTgctttcttcagttgatctataccattaacaaatattaatattttttaatcccaTTAAAAGAACCGGAAACAAAACACATCAAATTCCAAGCCAAACTCCCCAAAGTATGGAGTACCCCAAGGCCCACTTTTTTAGTTATTAGAACTTTATAAGAGGCAAAGAGATTCCCAGCTCTGAGCTTTTCAAAATCCCTGGAAAGGATGCAATTCCACTAAAAATAGGTCAAGCTATTCTTACATAATTAAAATTAACACATGCAAAGAGTCACAATCTTTCATCAACACACTTGGCCCCCTCCTGCATCCTCCATCCCTCTCCATCGTCCTTTACACCTTCCGTCCTCTTGCAATCCCTATCCCCTTCCTACACCTGTCACTACCTCCCACACCTTTgccctcctcccataccccaccccCTACACCCCACTCCCCTACACCCCACCCCCTCCTATACTCCTCACCCTGACTTACACTCTCCACCCTCTTAACTCTTTGTCTCTGTCTTGTACCTTCCATCCTTCTCCTACAGTCTAGCCTCATACTCCCAACATCCTAATATTCTCTCCTTCCAACATCtacttctttttatatatatttatgttctaTAAATCTCTCTTTTTGACACAATTATTCtgagcccttcctccctcccttcattcatttcttcctcccttcctttcttccttcttttctatttcttggtCATTTCATCCTGGATCTGCCCAGCTGAACAATAAAGTCTGGAAAACATTATATCTTCCTGTCTTCCCTAGTGTTCAACTCTTCCTTCCTCTGACTAGCGGAAGTCTTTTCCCACATGGGGTCATGTCTTCATGGGCCTGTGGCCTTCTCCTCTGGGGAATCAGCTCGCCCTTGCTCTTACAGGCTCCGGTAATTGTTTCTGGGGAGCTTGGAGGACTCTTCAGGACATTTCACCTCCCACTGACTCTCCATGGTGGAGAACTTTGATCTGCGGGGTCTCAGCCTCCTACTAAGTCGTCCCATATCCATCCTGTGGCAGCCCCATTCCCAGGCATAGCCGAGGCAACCCCCGTGGAATGATTCTCCCTTGCTGCCCCCACCCATTCTCCCCCAGCGCCCCACACTTTCTCTCTCACCTGAGGAAGGGAGCTCTGACTTACAGGATTTGCATGTTGGGCTGTGGAAataaagatgagagagagaaatgcgTGAAGAGGTGCAATAGTCACAGGTGTGGGAAACACGTGGGAAATGTGCGGCAGGCCCAGCGGACCTTCTGTTACGGAAGTACCCCTAGGCCCCGGGCTGCTCATACCCCTTCCTCCCCCATCTCCCCCACCTTGCCCTCCCACCCCCCGACTGCTGCCAGACCTCTCAGACCTGGAGTCCGCCTTCCTGCACTTCACCTTCTTGCCTGTTAGGAGAGAGAGGACAGAGCAAGGAGAAAGGGGCTCTGTGCAAAGGGGGTGTGGGGTGGTGCATCGCGACCCTAGAGAGGCCGCTGCAATAGCTCAAGTGGGCCTCAACTGCAGACAGGCCCAGGATCAGGGCGGGGACGGTGCAGGGGGAGGCTCTGGACAAAAGCTCCGGACAAAAGCTGGCAAGGGGCCTGTAGGCGCCCAGGGACTCCGAGGCAGTCCCCTTTGAGGGGGCTTGGGAGCCCAGGAGAGGACCACACttactgatgatgatgatgatacccAGCAGGAAAAGTATGGTGGCCAGGGTCATGCCCACAGTCTGCACAGTGCCGTAGTCTGAGGGAGGTAAGGGGAGACATGAAGGCAGGAGCAGCCCCTTCGCCCCACCTAGACCCACCATCCTGAGGCCGGGCGAGGACTGAGATAACGGGCTCGGGCATCCGGCACCACCtcctctcctgccctctcccctgGGATCCTTCTATCCTGGCCAGTTACTTActtgtttctttccttatttGGGTATTTCTTTAATCTCCCCCTGCATCGTCCCCACCCTGATCCTGGGCCTGTCTGCTGTTGAGGCCCACTTGGGCTATTGCAGCGGCCTCTCTAGGGTCACGATGCACCACCCCACGCCCCCTTTGCACAGCCACAAGGGCCCTGCAGACACCCAAGTCGGATCAGGgtccccctccaccccaccccggcTCTCCTTACACTCAGGGAGAAAGCTGATGTCCTCACTGTGGCCCCCATCCCATTTTCCATTCTCCCTCTCTACCCACctctagccacactggcctccctgcTGTTCCTGGAGCACATCGTGCCTGatcctacctcagggcctttgcacttgttaTTCTCTGCCTGAAAGCTTTTCTGCCAAACATCCACATGGCTCCCTCccttaccaattttttttttttaagaagataaTTGTTTATTTGCATTGATCTGCAGATCAGCTGGGGCCTTGCACCTTCAGTCTGCAGTGGCTGGGAATCAGACAATCTAGACTGGGTTCTGCACGGAGCCTCTGCTCCACGTGACTCTCGCCTTCCTCCTGGGACCAGTGGGCTAACCAGGGCGCATGTTCTCGTGATGATGGCAAGGCACAAGGGGACAAGACCCAGCCCCAGAAATGTCATGCCGAGCCCCTGGCCCCATTGCATTGGACAAGTGAGTCGCATGGCCAAGGCCGGTGCTTtggtttcccaggctgcttaagCAACACATCGTCACTGGCTTTTGAGCTTTATTCAAATGTCAGCGAAGCCTTCCCTGGCTGTCCTGTTTAGAACCCTCTCCTCCACACCTTCTCATTGcattccctgctttattttccctCATAGTCATTCTTCTTGTCTAGTATACTACAACTTTtcaagtttcctttcttttgcgtCTGCCTCCTCCCATCCTGAGTGTCCCCTGGAACCCAGTCTGTCCCAGCAGTGGTCCAGgcttctgccctcaaggagctgacTTTCACACTGCTATAAAGCACCAAGACAAAGACAAACTAAAAGCAGAACATGGAGTTCAGGAAGGGACTGACTCTCCAACAGGAGCCATCAACACCTGATCTAAGGCCTGGAGGAGGGTAAGGGGCCTCTGCCTGCGGGAGAGAACTGGGGTAGGAATATTCCTGGCAGGGGGGCCAACAGCAAGTACAAAGACCCTTGGGTGGGAAAGAACTTGGTGTACGGGAGGAACCTTATGAAAGAGCCAAGGGAGAGGGCAAGAAGGCGTCTAAAGAGTAGCTAGGGTCAGCTCTACCAGGCCTGGGGCAACTTTGACCTCTGGTGCTGTGGGGACGATTTAATGGCCTCAATCAGGTAAATCTTTCCCACAGTCCTAGTAAGTGGGAACTATTACTATCTCTTATCTACAGAAGGGCCCAGAGAGGTGATGCCtcttgctcaaggccacacagctattGAGTGACTAAGCCAGGATTCAAGCCCAGGCAGCCTGGCCTTGGAGTCATTGTTTTTAAGCTCTTCTCTTGCTCCCTTCTCTGATGATCCCAATGCACCAGCCAGGGTCCtagagaggtttggagaggacTCAGAAGGGCTGTGGAGTCCCCCTACCCCTCAATCTGGCTCTGCCCTCCCCAAGCCCAGCCACTGGGAGCTGCACCCTTGTGGTCACATGGCCAGTGGCTCTATAGCCAGAGCCTCTCCAGCAGTGAACTGTGAGCAGCTGCGGCCACCCCTCCATccagccccagagtgccccaTGAGTCTGACACTCACCATAGTAAAATGGGTCATGTTCCCGAGGAGCTGCGGGGAGGAAggcaaagaaagagagggaaaaaatatttcaacactggctttcttttaatgtttttgagGATCCAGATGGGTTCACTGGCCTGGTGGTTTCTTTGTGGAAATCAAAGAGGCCCCTTGTTTTGGATGATACAGCCCCATGGTAGCAAATGCAGCCTAGGAGGGTAACATAGGCTGGATTCCAATTCCTGCTTGCTCCATCGATTGGTGTCTTCTCTTGTGCAGTGTACAACCTACCCAACTGTACATGGCTACCCTGGACCCAGACCCCTGTGGAGGTCTGAGGCAAGCTATGGACTAATTT
Proteins encoded:
- the FXYD7 gene encoding FXYD domain-containing ion transport regulator 7 isoform X2; translation: MKRKELSAAPSAVCPAAGGRNTWRDGTQPVPATPACLGSCCSRAFTAWTSSSPLHRPGMATPTQAPTEAPREHDPFYYDYGTVQTVGMTLATILFLLGIIIIISKKVKCRKADSSPTCKSCLGNGDPPKEPVCNPDPGTRAASSWDPGVHPTPTESPRAAPLHRPVCSPKTRSPAPSASSSQA
- the FXYD7 gene encoding FXYD domain-containing ion transport regulator 7 isoform X1, with the translated sequence MKRKELSAAPSAVCPAAGGRNTWRDGTQPVPATPACLGSCCSRAFTAWTSSSPLHRPGMATPTQAPTEAPREHDPFYYDYGTVQTVGMTLATILFLLGIIIIISKKVKCRKADSRSESPTCKSCLGNGDPPKEPVCNPDPGTRAASSWDPGVHPTPTESPRAAPLHRPVCSPKTRSPAPSASSSQA
- the FXYD7 gene encoding FXYD domain-containing ion transport regulator 7 isoform X4, translating into MKRKELSAAPSAVCPAAGGRNTWRDGTQPVPATPACLGSCCSRAFTAWTSSSPLHRPGMATPTQAPTEAPREHDPFYYDYGTVQTVGMTLATILFLLGIIIIISKKVKCRKADSSPTCKSCKSELPSSAPGGGGV
- the FXYD7 gene encoding FXYD domain-containing ion transport regulator 7 isoform X3, which codes for MKRKELSAAPSAVCPAAGGRNTWRDGTQPVPATPACLGSCCSRAFTAWTSSSPLHRPGMATPTQAPTEAPREHDPFYYDYGTVQTVGMTLATILFLLGIIIIISKKVKCRKADSRSESPTCKSCKSELPSSAPGGGGV